The following are encoded in a window of Natrononativus amylolyticus genomic DNA:
- a CDS encoding DUF3179 domain-containing protein gives MNVRQVLPKDAIPSIETPTFGTTYIGDDEDDVIVVDAAPPKAYPVRILDYHEIVNDVLGVGDEAVPIAVTWCPLCGSAVVYDRRVDGEPLEFGVSGKLADDDLVMYDRETDSEWKQSLGTCIDGRHEGRQLTVRPSAVMTWQSFRDRHPDGVVLQPIENARSEAASDDDTPASVDYDDQPYAGYFDSDGFGLAAHRTRDDTRSWDRSDLEPKTVVLGLESDGEAVGFPLPWVADADGVVRETVAGTDVVVFATDGGIHAFENPGYEFEPTAGGQFRAGSTTWDGTTGEAVDGRQLPRLPARRLFAFTWQDDHGPDAFFG, from the coding sequence ATGAACGTCCGTCAGGTCCTGCCGAAGGATGCGATTCCGAGCATCGAGACGCCGACGTTTGGAACGACCTATATCGGCGACGACGAAGACGACGTAATCGTCGTCGACGCCGCGCCACCGAAGGCGTATCCGGTCCGGATACTCGACTATCACGAGATCGTCAACGACGTGCTCGGTGTCGGTGACGAGGCGGTGCCGATCGCCGTCACGTGGTGTCCGCTCTGTGGCAGCGCAGTCGTCTACGACCGCCGGGTCGACGGCGAACCGCTCGAGTTCGGCGTCAGCGGCAAACTCGCCGACGACGACCTCGTGATGTACGACCGTGAGACCGACTCCGAGTGGAAGCAGTCCCTCGGAACGTGTATCGACGGTCGACACGAGGGGCGGCAGTTGACGGTACGTCCGAGCGCGGTGATGACCTGGCAGTCGTTTCGCGACCGGCACCCGGACGGCGTCGTCCTCCAGCCGATCGAGAACGCACGCAGCGAAGCGGCGAGCGACGACGACACGCCCGCCTCGGTCGATTACGACGACCAACCGTACGCGGGGTACTTCGACAGCGACGGCTTCGGACTGGCCGCTCACCGAACGCGCGACGACACCCGCTCCTGGGACCGATCCGATCTCGAGCCCAAAACCGTCGTGTTGGGACTCGAGTCGGACGGCGAGGCGGTCGGCTTTCCGTTGCCGTGGGTTGCTGACGCAGACGGCGTCGTCCGCGAAACGGTCGCCGGAACCGACGTCGTCGTGTTCGCGACCGACGGTGGGATCCACGCGTTCGAGAATCCGGGCTACGAGTTCGAACCGACAGCCGGGGGGCAGTTCCGCGCCGGATCGACGACGTGGGACGGGACGACGGGCGAGGCGGTCGACGGCCGACAGCTACCGAGACTCCCGGCCCGACGGCTCTTCGCGTTCACCTGGCAGGACGATCACGGTCCGGACGCGTTTTTCGGGTAG
- a CDS encoding heavy metal translocating P-type ATPase, whose product MSQYDPADTPDSHHVQEERPRSEKPTDRDCPCCRVCGLTAERTGRGEQSSPHHDHREEELAHDPSDHAPEAHADHAGDDHEAHVDHAGHEEMFKQRFLVCLVLSLPVLYYSPMLQEWFGYAAVAFPGSAFVGPVLGTIVFLYGGVPFLRMGAVEARNREPGMMLLISLAITVAFVYSVAAVAFGIGEPFFWELVTLVVIFLLGHWIEMRSVRRASGALDELAELMPDTAERITEDGAVEEVRVDDLAEADLVLVRPGANVPADGVVEVGESNVVEAMITGESRPIKKEPGDEVIGGTTNRDGSLRVRVTATGEETTLSGIMRLVEEAQQSRSRTQVLADRAAGWLFYAAIAVAVVTAVAWTAAAGFGLTVVERVVTVLVIACPHALGLAVPLVVAINTTMAAQNGMLIRDRIAMEEARNLDTIVFDKTGTLTEGEQGVVDVTTTGEWDEDELLAVMAAAEGDSEHMIAEAIRAEADDRRLSVPSVRGFEALEGRGVRATVDVDAAVTTGADGNSVRDGETIYVGGPNLLRHLEVELDSSLEAFAGEAGERGQGVVYLLRNGEAVGAVALADVIREESFEAIEALHGMGVEVAMLTGDTEDVARAVSEELDIDTYFAEVLPADKDKKIIELQEREQLVAMVGDGVNDAPALTRSDVGIAIGSGTDVAVESADVVLVENDPRDVAHLVRLSRKSYRKMQENLVWAAGYNVFALPLAAGILAPIGILLSPAVGAVLMSVSTVIVAINAQLLRRADLTV is encoded by the coding sequence ATGTCACAATACGACCCCGCGGATACACCCGATTCACATCACGTCCAGGAAGAGCGACCACGGAGTGAGAAACCGACCGACCGCGATTGTCCGTGCTGTCGAGTCTGTGGGTTAACCGCCGAGCGGACCGGACGAGGTGAACAGTCGTCGCCTCACCACGACCACAGGGAGGAAGAACTCGCTCACGACCCCTCCGACCACGCGCCCGAAGCGCACGCCGATCACGCCGGCGACGACCACGAGGCGCACGTCGATCACGCCGGTCACGAGGAGATGTTCAAGCAGCGATTTCTCGTCTGTCTCGTCCTGTCGCTCCCGGTGCTGTACTATAGCCCGATGCTTCAGGAGTGGTTCGGTTACGCCGCCGTAGCGTTCCCCGGGAGCGCGTTCGTCGGGCCGGTTCTCGGTACGATCGTCTTCCTCTACGGCGGGGTTCCGTTCCTGCGGATGGGGGCCGTCGAGGCCCGAAACCGCGAGCCGGGAATGATGCTGTTGATTTCGCTCGCCATCACCGTCGCGTTCGTCTACAGCGTCGCGGCGGTCGCCTTCGGCATCGGCGAGCCGTTCTTCTGGGAGCTCGTCACGCTCGTCGTCATCTTCTTGCTCGGCCACTGGATCGAAATGCGAAGCGTTCGACGGGCGTCGGGCGCGCTCGACGAACTGGCCGAACTGATGCCCGATACAGCCGAACGCATTACCGAGGACGGGGCTGTCGAAGAAGTCCGCGTTGACGACCTCGCGGAAGCCGATCTCGTGCTCGTGCGACCCGGGGCCAACGTTCCGGCCGATGGCGTCGTCGAGGTGGGCGAGTCGAACGTCGTCGAGGCGATGATCACCGGCGAGTCACGGCCGATCAAAAAGGAGCCGGGCGACGAGGTGATCGGCGGAACGACCAACCGCGACGGGAGCCTGCGCGTCCGCGTCACCGCGACGGGCGAGGAAACGACGCTCTCGGGTATCATGCGACTGGTCGAGGAGGCCCAGCAAAGTCGGTCCCGAACCCAGGTACTCGCCGATCGAGCGGCGGGCTGGCTGTTCTACGCCGCGATTGCCGTGGCGGTAGTCACCGCCGTCGCGTGGACCGCCGCCGCCGGTTTCGGGCTGACGGTCGTCGAGCGGGTCGTCACCGTCCTGGTGATCGCCTGCCCCCACGCGCTGGGACTCGCCGTGCCGCTGGTCGTCGCCATCAACACGACGATGGCAGCGCAAAACGGGATGCTCATCCGCGATCGGATCGCCATGGAGGAGGCGCGCAACCTCGATACGATCGTCTTCGACAAGACGGGCACGCTCACGGAAGGCGAACAGGGCGTCGTCGATGTCACTACAACCGGCGAGTGGGACGAGGACGAACTGCTGGCGGTGATGGCCGCCGCTGAAGGCGACTCAGAGCACATGATCGCCGAGGCGATCCGTGCAGAAGCCGACGACCGGAGGCTCTCCGTGCCGAGCGTCCGTGGGTTCGAGGCGCTCGAAGGCCGCGGGGTTCGCGCAACCGTGGACGTCGACGCAGCTGTGACCACTGGCGCGGACGGGAACAGCGTACGAGACGGCGAGACGATCTACGTTGGGGGGCCGAACCTGCTTCGTCACCTCGAGGTCGAACTCGACTCGTCCCTCGAGGCGTTCGCAGGCGAGGCCGGCGAACGCGGACAGGGCGTCGTCTACCTGCTTCGAAACGGCGAGGCGGTGGGCGCAGTCGCGCTCGCGGACGTGATCCGCGAGGAGAGCTTCGAGGCAATCGAAGCCCTCCACGGGATGGGCGTCGAGGTCGCTATGCTCACCGGTGATACGGAAGACGTCGCCCGCGCCGTCTCTGAGGAACTCGATATCGACACGTACTTCGCCGAAGTCCTTCCAGCGGACAAGGACAAGAAAATCATCGAGCTGCAAGAACGGGAGCAGCTCGTGGCGATGGTCGGCGATGGGGTGAACGATGCACCCGCACTGACGCGTTCCGACGTTGGGATCGCCATCGGCTCGGGGACCGATGTCGCCGTCGAATCCGCCGACGTCGTCCTCGTAGAGAACGATCCGCGAGACGTCGCACACCTCGTCCGGTTGAGCCGAAAGAGCTACCGAAAGATGCAGGAGAACCTCGTGTGGGCGGCAGGTTACAACGTGTTCGCACTCCCGCTCGCCGCGGGTATCCTCGCGCCGATCGGCATCCTGCTTTCACCTGCTGTCGGTGCCGTCTTGATGTCGGTGAGTACCGTCATCGTCGCGATCAACGCACAACTCTTGCGACGGGCCGATCTCACGGTGTGA
- a CDS encoding HalOD1 output domain-containing protein: MTQSLVAGSNEIHEQIVDGVAALEGTDPLELPPLFDAVDPDALEAIFAPTDGGTPRIGRIEFPYAGHTVTVVREDEPIVRIE; encoded by the coding sequence ATGACCCAGTCTCTTGTAGCCGGGAGCAACGAGATACACGAGCAGATCGTCGACGGAGTCGCGGCCCTCGAGGGAACGGACCCGCTGGAGTTGCCGCCGCTGTTCGATGCCGTCGATCCCGATGCCCTCGAGGCGATTTTCGCTCCGACCGACGGCGGGACGCCTCGAATCGGTCGAATCGAATTCCCTTACGCAGGCCACACGGTGACGGTAGTCCGTGAGGACGAACCGATCGTCCGAATTGAGTAA
- a CDS encoding bifunctional metallophosphatase/5'-nucleotidase — MSFDGRGADEAQTRTDAVTVDRRQFLGTTAGVSLATLGLSGVAGAEEAETLTIIHDTHFHGRFEDADEPEINIARYHTMVEQLRAEHENAIFLGIGDDIAPSILGLEFEGEHMIPALNYMEPAVIGAGNHEFDFGVEVAEQRFAESEFPWVISNLLTDEGEPVPGTERWTTLEVGDHTVGVFGMGVEGFHGITDFPEDWEVLGHEEATEQAVDALQDAGAEFIVCASHANTGDHPTIASVDGVDAVVGSHSGVVFDEPNEDHGAVISEFGDEFDHVGRLTFDVASGELVDWERIDLYNSEEGEPPSDHENHRPVDVHDVEEDAWLREHADEWLADLEEELGRPFFESEVALDATFDTNYGRESRWGNLMTDVMREVGDHGDGDGLVVDVAIQNSGGIRSDATYGPGEITGLDVMNILPFPNEIWVVEVTGAVLQQYLEDVTSPMTADSDYGVQTNIQVSGIQYEYVAHHGDTEIPSVYVGGEPLESEETYLVASNDFEIERTVLGEEGDLVLQSGQYLGPFTLDRLEERGTVAPEIDGRMLRVDADAGSHQEVVRRGGETLLRYDLPDAVAAIDPETFYGLTQDHDGVDPVRVDVEGDDLWLAFEAGDLESAIAGSDDLDLRVFGGFDPDDEYYGYGVDLPVGVAWEHYQLKATIDTSSPALRDC; from the coding sequence ATGTCATTCGATGGCAGGGGAGCGGACGAAGCACAAACGAGAACCGACGCAGTCACCGTCGACCGTCGTCAGTTCCTCGGGACGACTGCCGGCGTTTCGTTGGCGACGCTCGGCCTCTCCGGCGTCGCGGGTGCAGAGGAGGCAGAGACGCTGACAATCATCCACGATACGCACTTCCACGGGCGCTTCGAGGACGCCGACGAACCGGAGATCAACATCGCACGGTATCATACCATGGTCGAGCAACTGCGTGCCGAACACGAGAACGCGATCTTCCTCGGGATCGGCGACGACATCGCCCCCTCGATTCTCGGCCTCGAGTTCGAGGGCGAGCACATGATTCCGGCGCTCAACTACATGGAGCCGGCGGTCATCGGCGCGGGCAACCACGAGTTCGACTTCGGCGTCGAGGTCGCCGAGCAGCGCTTCGCCGAGAGCGAGTTCCCGTGGGTGATCTCGAACCTGCTCACCGACGAGGGCGAACCGGTGCCGGGAACCGAGCGGTGGACGACCCTCGAGGTCGGCGACCACACCGTCGGCGTCTTCGGGATGGGTGTCGAGGGCTTCCACGGCATCACCGACTTTCCGGAAGACTGGGAGGTACTCGGTCACGAAGAGGCGACCGAACAGGCCGTCGACGCCCTCCAGGACGCGGGGGCGGAGTTCATCGTCTGTGCCTCCCACGCCAACACGGGCGATCACCCCACCATCGCCAGCGTCGACGGCGTCGATGCGGTCGTCGGCTCACACTCCGGGGTCGTCTTCGACGAGCCGAACGAAGACCACGGCGCCGTCATCTCCGAGTTCGGCGACGAGTTCGATCACGTTGGCCGGCTCACGTTCGACGTCGCCAGCGGCGAGTTGGTCGACTGGGAGCGCATCGACCTTTACAACTCCGAGGAGGGCGAGCCGCCGAGCGACCACGAGAACCACCGGCCGGTCGACGTCCACGACGTCGAGGAAGACGCGTGGCTCCGCGAGCACGCCGACGAGTGGCTCGCCGACCTCGAGGAGGAACTCGGCCGGCCGTTCTTCGAAAGCGAGGTCGCACTCGATGCGACGTTCGATACGAACTACGGCCGCGAGAGCCGGTGGGGTAATCTGATGACCGACGTCATGCGCGAGGTCGGCGACCACGGGGACGGCGACGGTCTCGTGGTCGACGTTGCGATCCAGAACTCCGGGGGCATCCGGTCCGACGCCACCTACGGTCCCGGCGAGATCACAGGTCTCGACGTGATGAACATCCTGCCGTTCCCCAACGAAATCTGGGTCGTCGAGGTGACCGGGGCGGTCCTCCAGCAGTATCTCGAGGACGTGACGAGCCCGATGACCGCCGACAGCGACTACGGTGTCCAGACCAACATTCAGGTGTCGGGGATTCAGTACGAGTATGTCGCCCACCACGGCGACACCGAGATCCCGTCGGTGTACGTCGGCGGCGAGCCCCTCGAATCCGAAGAGACGTATCTCGTCGCGAGCAACGACTTCGAGATCGAACGCACCGTCCTCGGCGAGGAAGGCGACCTCGTCCTCCAGTCCGGACAGTACCTCGGGCCGTTCACCCTCGACCGCCTCGAGGAACGGGGTACGGTTGCCCCCGAGATCGACGGCCGTATGCTCCGCGTCGACGCCGACGCCGGCTCCCACCAGGAAGTCGTCCGGCGAGGTGGCGAGACGCTGTTGCGCTACGACCTCCCCGACGCCGTGGCGGCGATCGACCCGGAGACGTTCTACGGCCTCACGCAGGATCACGACGGCGTCGACCCCGTCCGCGTCGACGTCGAGGGCGACGACCTGTGGCTCGCCTTCGAGGCGGGCGACCTCGAGTCGGCTATTGCCGGCAGTGACGACCTCGATCTGCGCGTCTTCGGCGGCTTCGATCCCGACGACGAGTACTACGGCTACGGGGTCGACCTCCCCGTGGGGGTCGCCTGGGAGCACTACCAGCTGAAGGCGACGATCGATACCTCGAGTCCGGCACTTCGCGACTGCTGA
- a CDS encoding methionine synthase, which yields MPTENLITTTHVGSLPRSETVRELLRGDADPQSESFDDAVTEAVRDVVRKQAAAGIDVANDGEQSRLAYSVDVTNRLSGFSDRFAERELPADLEDYPEFAEVALGDIETIGGPIATGPIEYVGTADLERDLARFDEAVEAEGVTFADRFHTAPSPGAVLRFTESEYHDSNEDYLFDLAAALQTEYETIVDGGAQLQIDAPELLAGFTITYKDASVEEFREHVRTYVEAINLALENVPSDRVRLHACWGNYPGPHHHDVDLDDVIDQFYEAAVSGLVVEGANPRHNHEHRTIAEHPLPDGWTLIPGVIDVKTNIVEHPETVADRLERFAESVGDPSRIVAGCDCGFETVMTANLVYPDLVWKKLEALSDGARLASRRLS from the coding sequence ATGCCCACTGAAAACCTCATCACGACCACGCACGTCGGGAGCCTCCCGCGTTCGGAGACGGTCCGGGAGCTGCTTCGCGGGGACGCCGACCCGCAGTCCGAGTCGTTCGACGACGCCGTCACCGAGGCCGTCCGCGACGTCGTCCGCAAACAGGCCGCAGCCGGCATCGACGTCGCCAACGACGGCGAACAGAGCCGGCTCGCGTACTCCGTCGACGTGACGAACCGCCTCTCGGGGTTCTCCGACCGATTCGCCGAGCGCGAACTGCCGGCCGACCTCGAGGACTATCCCGAGTTCGCGGAGGTCGCGCTGGGCGACATCGAGACCATCGGCGGTCCGATCGCGACCGGCCCCATCGAGTACGTCGGCACGGCGGACCTCGAGCGGGATCTGGCGCGGTTCGACGAGGCAGTCGAGGCCGAAGGCGTAACGTTCGCCGATCGCTTCCACACCGCGCCATCGCCGGGCGCCGTCCTGCGGTTCACCGAGTCCGAGTACCACGACTCGAACGAGGACTACCTGTTCGACCTCGCAGCGGCCCTGCAGACCGAGTACGAGACGATCGTCGACGGCGGCGCACAGCTCCAGATCGACGCCCCCGAACTGCTCGCGGGCTTTACGATCACCTACAAGGACGCCTCCGTCGAGGAGTTCCGCGAGCACGTGCGGACGTACGTCGAGGCGATCAACCTCGCCCTCGAGAACGTGCCGAGCGATCGGGTCCGCCTTCACGCCTGCTGGGGGAACTATCCCGGTCCGCATCACCACGACGTCGACCTCGACGACGTCATCGACCAGTTCTACGAGGCGGCCGTCAGCGGGCTGGTCGTCGAGGGGGCGAACCCGCGTCACAACCACGAACACCGGACGATCGCGGAGCACCCGCTGCCCGACGGCTGGACGCTCATCCCCGGCGTGATCGACGTGAAGACGAACATCGTCGAACACCCCGAAACTGTCGCGGACCGACTCGAGCGCTTCGCCGAGAGCGTCGGCGACCCGTCGCGGATCGTCGCGGGCTGTGACTGCGGGTTCGAGACCGTGATGACCGCAAACCTCGTCTATCCCGACCTCGTCTGGAAGAAACTCGAGGCGCTATCCGACGGAGCGAGACTGGCCTCCAGGCGTCTCTCTTGA
- a CDS encoding cation diffusion facilitator family transporter, with protein MADSERLTVILVAMAANVGLAVAKFGAFLLTGSPSMLAETYHSISDTGNQVLLLIGTFYTRKQSDRRHPFGYGKASFFYAFLVSVLLFGIAGWESLSHGIDVLRAGGSLAGGSVTVRGLTLPAIYLAYFVLVLTLVFDGISYWRARVALEAETEVRGWRNFKEAFEKTSDTPVLAVLTENAVAVAGAAIALVAISLSQLTGDPRFDALGAVLIGLLLMGFAVALGIENKRLLLGESLPARHQDRLEELVREHDGVVEIEELRTVYFGPDSVLVTADIAFDPGLDTATIDDRITEIEAALKTREPLIEKVYIEPELERT; from the coding sequence ATGGCTGACAGCGAACGGCTCACCGTGATTCTCGTCGCCATGGCGGCGAACGTCGGCCTCGCGGTCGCCAAGTTCGGGGCGTTCCTGCTCACCGGCAGTCCGTCGATGCTGGCGGAAACCTATCACTCGATTTCGGACACGGGCAATCAGGTGCTGCTCCTGATCGGAACGTTCTACACTCGCAAGCAGTCCGACCGGCGCCACCCGTTCGGCTACGGGAAGGCGAGTTTCTTCTACGCGTTTCTCGTCTCGGTCCTCCTGTTCGGCATCGCGGGCTGGGAGAGCCTCTCTCACGGGATCGACGTGCTCCGGGCCGGCGGCTCGCTCGCCGGCGGCTCGGTCACGGTTCGGGGCCTCACGCTGCCGGCGATCTACCTGGCGTACTTCGTCCTGGTCCTGACGCTGGTTTTCGACGGCATCTCCTACTGGCGGGCTCGAGTCGCACTCGAGGCCGAGACGGAGGTACGCGGCTGGCGCAACTTCAAGGAGGCGTTCGAGAAGACGAGCGACACGCCCGTCCTCGCGGTTCTCACGGAAAACGCGGTTGCGGTCGCCGGGGCGGCGATCGCGCTCGTCGCGATCTCGCTCTCCCAGCTCACGGGGGATCCCCGCTTCGACGCCCTCGGCGCGGTTCTCATCGGGCTGTTACTGATGGGGTTCGCCGTCGCACTCGGCATCGAGAACAAGCGACTGCTGCTCGGCGAGTCCCTTCCGGCTCGCCACCAGGACCGGCTCGAGGAACTCGTCAGGGAACACGACGGCGTCGTCGAAATCGAGGAACTCCGAACCGTCTACTTCGGCCCCGACAGCGTGCTCGTAACCGCCGACATCGCGTTCGATCCGGGACTGGACACGGCGACGATCGACGACCGGATCACCGAAATCGAAGCCGCGCTCAAGACCCGCGAGCCGCTGATCGAAAAGGTGTACATCGAACCGGAACTCGAGCGGACGTGA